From Algoriphagus sp. NG3, the proteins below share one genomic window:
- a CDS encoding RagB/SusD family nutrient uptake outer membrane protein: MKNNIKIWLIIALGSFVAASCVGDLDVIPLDPNVAVSETVYNTTADYKEGLAKLYATFAISGQRGPDGLPDIEGIDEGFGNYLRQYWNHQELTTDEAVLSWNDATIKDFHSQTWTATDGFIAAMHSRIMYSVALSNEFIRVTADTEEEEILRFRAEARFLRALAYSHGLDLFGTMPFVTEENLPGAFFPERISREDLFAYIESELLEIRDQLGPAKFEYGRADQGVAGMLLAKLYLNAEVYVGQARYADCIAALEPVLNGPYQIADQYLHSFVADNHTSPEMIFALTYDGVETQTWGGMVYILHAQIGGTMNAIEMFGTSDAWSGLRTTSALVNKFDMDSDSRALFWTDGQSLEIDDVGIFSQGYAITKFRNRKLNGDLSDSNHNVQVDTDFPLFRLADAYLMYAEAVVRGGGGDQSQALSYVNILRERAFGDASGQITSSELTLEFILDERARELFWEGHRRTDLIRFGQFTDGDYVWPWKGNVAEGVKTSSHRDLFPVPANQLTANPNLIQNQGY, from the coding sequence ATGAAAAACAATATAAAAATATGGTTGATAATCGCATTAGGAAGTTTTGTGGCAGCATCCTGCGTTGGCGACCTGGATGTAATTCCATTGGATCCCAATGTGGCGGTATCAGAAACTGTGTACAACACTACCGCGGATTATAAAGAAGGGCTGGCAAAGCTGTATGCCACCTTTGCGATCAGTGGACAGCGGGGGCCTGACGGACTACCGGATATTGAAGGGATAGATGAGGGCTTTGGCAACTACCTCAGACAGTATTGGAATCATCAGGAATTGACCACCGATGAGGCTGTACTCTCTTGGAATGATGCCACTATCAAGGATTTTCATTCCCAGACCTGGACTGCGACAGATGGGTTTATAGCTGCCATGCATTCGCGTATTATGTACTCGGTGGCGTTAAGCAATGAATTTATCCGTGTGACCGCTGACACGGAAGAAGAGGAAATTCTACGCTTTCGTGCTGAAGCCAGATTTCTGAGAGCTTTGGCGTATAGTCACGGCTTGGACTTGTTTGGGACTATGCCTTTTGTGACTGAAGAAAATTTACCGGGTGCTTTTTTTCCTGAAAGAATCTCCAGGGAGGATCTATTTGCCTACATAGAATCAGAACTGCTGGAAATTAGAGACCAGTTGGGCCCGGCAAAATTTGAATATGGGCGTGCGGATCAGGGAGTAGCAGGAATGTTGCTTGCAAAGCTATACCTCAATGCGGAAGTTTATGTGGGACAGGCACGTTATGCTGATTGTATCGCCGCGTTAGAGCCAGTTCTCAATGGCCCTTACCAGATAGCTGATCAATATCTACACAGCTTTGTGGCGGACAATCACACCAGCCCGGAAATGATTTTTGCACTTACTTATGATGGTGTGGAAACCCAGACATGGGGAGGAATGGTCTATATTTTACATGCCCAGATCGGCGGGACGATGAATGCTATTGAAATGTTTGGCACCAGTGATGCCTGGTCTGGACTGAGAACCACTTCTGCTTTGGTCAACAAGTTTGATATGGATAGTGATTCACGAGCCTTGTTCTGGACAGATGGCCAGAGTTTGGAAATAGATGATGTGGGGATTTTTTCACAGGGATATGCCATCACCAAATTCAGAAACAGAAAACTGAACGGTGATCTGTCTGATTCCAACCATAATGTGCAGGTGGATACGGATTTTCCATTATTCAGACTTGCGGATGCTTACCTGATGTATGCAGAGGCTGTAGTGCGGGGTGGTGGAGGAGATCAATCACAGGCCTTGTCCTACGTGAATATTCTGAGAGAGAGAGCGTTTGGAGATGCTTCGGGACAGATTACTTCCAGTGAACTTACGTTGGAATTTATCCTGGATGAAAGAGCTAGAGAGCTTTTTTGGGAAGGACACCGTAGAACGGATTTGATTAGGTTCGGACAGTTTACAGATGGCGACTATGTATGGCCTTGGAAAGGAAATGTGGCAGAGGGAGTGAAGACTTCATCTCATAGAGATCTCTTCCCCGTCCCGGCAAATCAACTGACAGCTAATCCTAACCTTATTCAAAATCAAGGGTATTAA
- a CDS encoding cellulase family glycosylhydrolase yields MKHFTILSIVFSLFIYLLPHGAFSQHKDVYVDKEGVIRWPDGEEVYGFGVNYTVPFAHAYRTAKKLGIDPREAMENDVYHFARLGFDAYRVHVWDTEISDEKGNLMENEHLDHFDYLIHLMKKRDMKFLLTPIAFWGNGWPEPNEDTPGFSHKYGKEACLTDPDAIDAQANYLSQFLNHVNPYTGLAYKDDPDVIAFEVSNEPHHDESAEKVTAYVSKMVKSMKSTGSEKPIFYNVSHSIHLVDAYYQAEIDGGTFQWYPTGLGAGEEIGGNLLPNVDQYTIPFDDHEGFRKGAKVVYEFDAADVGRSYIYPAMARSFRTAGIQWATHFSYDPTYMAYANTEYDTHYMNLVFAPQKALSLKIAGEVFYQMPTYKNYGNYPENLQFDGFRISYPDDLAEYVSTDKFFYTNDTESAPQDLDQLKELAGYGNSPVVKYDGSGAYFLDKLDEGVWRLEVMPDAFWIDNLFGDNSLDKKVADVQWNQRTMSINLADIGKSFTIQGLNKGNETSLKTSEGKFLIRPGSYLLAKEGRAGDWTAESSYKNIQIGEFSAPKSTVIGTNLLHQPTSEWEEGNEIKISATVISEQEIEEVSVYAFVGNRPRKIPLVEMGRNLYEVEVPGELLKTGFFKYHLLVTTQEKELTFPSGIASNPTNWDFYADEVYAIRILPDSSAIYLLDAMRDFELLNMPWSAGVTLLPSADPSKASLDVNLDELPIDDGHNEPNYAFRLYFGDKVSGRKESLIKATKLVVTGQSQEDSPKEIEVSLLTKNGNSYGGTVALGSEYGEYSLALKSLKPTDLITLPRPYPGFLPYYFEPGTASGQFDISEIEVVQVSISPENKPSAKLSITSIHLE; encoded by the coding sequence ATGAAGCATTTTACGATTCTATCTATAGTATTTTCTTTGTTTATCTATTTACTGCCCCACGGCGCTTTCTCTCAGCATAAAGATGTCTATGTTGACAAAGAGGGTGTAATCAGATGGCCTGACGGAGAAGAGGTTTATGGCTTTGGGGTAAACTATACTGTTCCTTTCGCACATGCTTATCGCACTGCCAAAAAACTGGGAATAGATCCCAGAGAAGCGATGGAGAATGATGTCTATCATTTTGCACGTCTAGGATTTGATGCTTATCGGGTTCATGTTTGGGATACGGAGATCAGTGACGAAAAAGGGAATCTGATGGAAAACGAGCACTTGGATCACTTCGATTACCTGATCCATCTGATGAAGAAGCGGGACATGAAGTTCTTGCTGACACCTATAGCCTTCTGGGGAAATGGCTGGCCTGAGCCGAATGAAGATACTCCCGGATTTTCCCATAAATATGGTAAGGAAGCTTGTTTGACTGATCCGGACGCAATAGATGCGCAGGCAAATTATCTCAGCCAATTTTTGAATCATGTGAACCCATATACCGGGCTGGCCTATAAGGATGATCCAGATGTGATAGCATTTGAAGTCAGCAATGAACCCCATCATGATGAATCAGCGGAGAAAGTTACGGCTTATGTCAGCAAAATGGTGAAATCCATGAAAAGTACAGGAAGTGAAAAACCGATCTTCTATAATGTAAGCCATAGTATTCATCTAGTAGATGCTTATTATCAGGCTGAAATAGATGGGGGGACTTTCCAATGGTATCCCACAGGACTGGGAGCAGGGGAAGAAATCGGGGGCAATTTGCTTCCTAATGTGGATCAGTACACCATTCCCTTCGATGATCATGAAGGTTTTAGAAAGGGAGCCAAAGTGGTCTATGAATTCGATGCAGCTGATGTAGGAAGGTCTTATATCTATCCTGCCATGGCAAGAAGCTTTCGTACGGCAGGAATACAGTGGGCTACGCATTTTTCTTACGACCCTACCTATATGGCTTATGCCAATACCGAATACGATACGCACTACATGAATTTGGTATTTGCACCCCAAAAAGCCCTGAGTCTCAAAATAGCAGGTGAGGTTTTTTATCAAATGCCGACTTACAAAAACTATGGAAATTATCCTGAAAATCTACAATTTGACGGCTTTCGGATCAGTTATCCCGATGACCTTGCTGAATATGTAAGCACCGATAAGTTCTTTTATACCAACGATACCGAGTCTGCTCCACAAGACCTTGACCAATTGAAAGAGCTGGCAGGTTATGGGAACTCCCCGGTGGTGAAGTATGATGGATCGGGTGCTTATTTTTTGGATAAACTGGATGAAGGGGTGTGGAGGCTGGAAGTGATGCCGGATGCTTTCTGGATTGATAATTTGTTCGGTGATAATAGCCTGGATAAGAAAGTAGCCGATGTGCAATGGAATCAACGGACAATGAGTATCAATTTAGCTGATATCGGGAAGTCATTTACTATCCAAGGACTCAATAAAGGAAATGAAACCAGCCTGAAAACCAGTGAAGGGAAGTTTCTTATCCGTCCTGGATCTTATCTCCTGGCTAAAGAAGGACGAGCTGGTGATTGGACAGCCGAAAGTTCTTATAAAAACATTCAAATAGGAGAGTTCTCAGCGCCAAAATCCACCGTTATCGGAACCAATTTGCTACATCAGCCAACTAGTGAATGGGAGGAGGGGAATGAGATAAAAATATCGGCAACTGTCATCAGTGAACAGGAGATCGAGGAGGTGAGTGTTTATGCTTTCGTAGGGAATCGACCTAGAAAGATCCCATTGGTGGAGATGGGAAGAAACCTGTATGAAGTCGAGGTGCCGGGAGAATTGCTTAAGACAGGCTTTTTCAAGTACCACCTGCTGGTTACCACTCAAGAGAAAGAACTTACTTTCCCCTCGGGAATTGCAAGTAATCCGACTAATTGGGATTTTTATGCGGATGAGGTTTATGCGATTCGGATCCTACCTGATTCCTCTGCGATTTATCTGCTTGATGCGATGCGGGATTTTGAGCTGTTGAACATGCCTTGGTCCGCAGGTGTAACCTTGCTACCATCCGCTGATCCGTCCAAGGCTTCTCTGGATGTCAACTTAGATGAATTACCCATAGATGATGGGCATAACGAGCCTAACTATGCTTTTCGCTTATATTTTGGAGATAAAGTAAGTGGCAGAAAGGAATCTCTGATTAAGGCAACTAAATTGGTGGTGACAGGGCAATCCCAAGAAGACAGTCCCAAAGAAATAGAAGTATCACTACTCACCAAAAACGGTAACTCTTATGGAGGGACGGTTGCGTTAGGAAGTGAATATGGAGAATATTCCTTAGCTTTAAAAAGCTTGAAACCAACCGATTTGATCACATTGCCACGTCCCTATCCTGGGTTTTTACCTTATTATTTTGAACCTGGGACGGCTTCTGGACAATTCGATATTTCTGAAATAGAAGTAGTACAGGTTTCTATTTCGCCGGAAAATAAGCCAAGCGCAAAATTGTCCATAACGAGCATCCATCTGGAATAA
- a CDS encoding alpha/beta hydrolase, translating into MNLNAEFLSKMFLIVQRRMMDKQGAQPIRIVSYRNPLNHLLMVIMLMSISIMNPVIAQESKSRVVEDGGTGKFAAIMESDPTLPTHTVFRPQDLGLFGESEKLPIIAWGNGACANSPWEHVNFLSEVASHGFLVVAIGPMPAEGERTNEKSLSSQLIDAIDWAIAANEDENSPFFRKLDTSKVSVSGMSCGGLQTLESAPDPRVTTVVVCNSGILGNPGQGMPGMPGLKKDHLEKLHSPTLYLLGGESDIAYNNGMDDFERINHVPVYVANMDVGHGGTYAQEHGGEFARVATAWYLWQLKGDQEAGKLFMGDPSGLAASPEWTVQKKMMP; encoded by the coding sequence ATGAACTTAAATGCTGAATTTTTATCGAAAATGTTTCTGATAGTCCAACGGAGAATGATGGATAAGCAAGGGGCGCAACCTATTCGGATAGTATCTTATAGAAATCCATTGAATCATCTCTTGATGGTGATTATGCTGATGTCTATTTCAATAATGAATCCAGTAATTGCCCAAGAGAGCAAATCCAGGGTAGTGGAAGATGGAGGGACGGGGAAATTTGCTGCCATCATGGAATCTGATCCCACTTTGCCTACCCATACGGTCTTCAGGCCTCAGGATTTAGGCCTGTTTGGAGAAAGTGAAAAGCTGCCGATCATTGCTTGGGGCAACGGTGCCTGTGCCAATTCCCCTTGGGAACATGTGAATTTTTTAAGTGAGGTGGCATCCCATGGTTTTTTGGTGGTGGCTATTGGCCCCATGCCAGCAGAAGGGGAAAGAACCAATGAAAAATCCCTGTCCTCCCAATTGATCGATGCCATCGATTGGGCAATAGCAGCCAATGAGGATGAGAATAGTCCCTTTTTCCGCAAATTGGATACTTCCAAAGTTTCTGTGAGCGGGATGTCATGTGGAGGGCTTCAGACGTTGGAATCGGCTCCGGATCCTAGAGTAACGACAGTGGTGGTTTGTAATAGCGGGATTCTAGGCAACCCCGGACAAGGAATGCCTGGAATGCCAGGTTTGAAAAAGGATCATTTGGAGAAATTGCATTCACCTACGCTGTATCTTCTCGGCGGGGAGTCTGATATAGCTTACAACAATGGGATGGACGATTTTGAGCGGATCAATCATGTGCCAGTTTATGTGGCAAATATGGATGTGGGCCATGGAGGCACTTATGCACAAGAGCATGGGGGAGAGTTTGCACGGGTGGCGACAGCTTGGTACCTGTGGCAACTGAAAGGTGATCAGGAGGCAGGGAAACTGTTTATGGGCGATCCAAGTGGACTTGCCGCCTCACCTGAATGGACTGTGCAGAAGAAGATGATGCCTTGA
- a CDS encoding arabinogalactan endo-beta-1,4-galactanase — translation MTLNNLFKTKVYALIFLSLVCFSCKKEIDYRIGADISFVPQMEADGMTYYDVDNEQKDIVALLADHQFNNIRLRLFVDPQAENGYSDKGFCDLEHTIAMAKRIKKAGMEFTLDFHYSDTWADPDKQYKPSAWEGVTGNDLQDSLYKYTRRVLQRLDKEGVAPDIIQIGNEINHGMVWPDGKVMDYATEEDWERLMGLYKAGQNAVREILPEAKIMVHLALGGQNRLSREFLDYMKKHDAQYDIIGLSYYEKWHGTYDDLKINVYDLAATYKKPIAICEYGANQDNIKAINDIVRSIPNSLGFGTMAWEPTRAFFDKEGKASKELLTSYDQLYDDYSDSDFQPEVEVPYLRTVALDKPIIGADISFVPQMEARGTTYSDDGVEKDVVEILKDNRFNFIRLRLFVDPTAENGYSKEGYGGLEKTLEMAKRVKAAGMNFLLDFHYSDTWADPGKQFKPASWEGLEGAALEGRVYAYTNEVIQRFVDEGVKPELVQVGNEIHNGMIWPDGKIEGDSAESFSVLLRCASAAVRAVDPSINIMIHIAKAHDLKNSIKFFDKIIARDVVFDIIGQSYYPEWHGELDPMEANMTELAKRYNKPMVIAEYKEHKREVNEIVKNLPNGLGLGTFIWEATSPQWGDLFDRNGATNENMKIYHEFYDSYDK, via the coding sequence ATGACCCTTAATAACCTCTTTAAGACCAAAGTTTATGCCTTAATCTTCTTATCCCTTGTGTGTTTTAGTTGCAAGAAGGAAATCGATTATAGAATCGGTGCCGATATTTCATTTGTACCACAGATGGAAGCGGATGGCATGACATATTATGATGTGGACAACGAGCAGAAGGATATAGTAGCCCTTCTGGCTGATCACCAGTTCAACAACATCCGCCTTCGGCTTTTTGTAGATCCCCAAGCCGAAAATGGCTATTCTGACAAAGGTTTTTGTGACTTAGAGCATACCATAGCTATGGCGAAGCGCATTAAGAAGGCAGGGATGGAATTTACCTTGGATTTTCACTACAGTGACACTTGGGCTGATCCAGACAAACAGTACAAGCCCTCTGCCTGGGAGGGCGTTACCGGAAATGACCTTCAGGACAGTTTGTACAAATACACCAGAAGAGTATTGCAAAGGCTGGATAAGGAAGGCGTGGCGCCGGATATCATACAGATAGGGAATGAAATCAACCATGGAATGGTATGGCCTGATGGTAAAGTAATGGATTATGCCACGGAAGAAGACTGGGAGCGATTGATGGGCTTGTACAAAGCAGGCCAGAATGCCGTACGAGAAATCCTTCCCGAAGCTAAAATAATGGTACACTTGGCCTTAGGGGGTCAAAATCGATTGTCCAGGGAGTTTCTCGATTACATGAAGAAACATGATGCTCAGTATGATATTATTGGCCTTTCTTATTATGAAAAGTGGCATGGTACGTATGATGATCTTAAGATAAATGTGTATGATCTGGCTGCTACCTATAAAAAACCAATTGCAATCTGTGAATACGGTGCAAATCAAGATAATATCAAGGCTATCAATGATATCGTCCGCTCTATTCCAAATAGCCTGGGATTCGGAACTATGGCCTGGGAACCTACGCGTGCGTTTTTTGATAAAGAAGGGAAAGCTTCGAAAGAATTGTTGACAAGCTACGATCAACTCTACGATGACTATTCCGATTCTGATTTCCAACCTGAAGTGGAGGTTCCTTACCTGAGAACAGTAGCATTGGATAAGCCGATTATCGGTGCGGACATTTCATTTGTGCCCCAAATGGAAGCAAGAGGCACCACCTATTCCGATGATGGAGTTGAAAAAGATGTGGTGGAAATTCTAAAAGACAATCGCTTTAACTTTATCCGACTGCGCTTATTTGTAGATCCTACCGCAGAGAATGGTTATTCCAAGGAAGGTTATGGCGGATTGGAAAAAACGCTGGAAATGGCCAAAAGAGTAAAAGCAGCTGGGATGAATTTTCTATTGGATTTTCATTACAGCGATACATGGGCTGACCCTGGGAAACAGTTTAAACCTGCCTCATGGGAAGGATTGGAAGGGGCTGCGCTTGAGGGTAGAGTTTATGCCTATACCAATGAAGTCATCCAGCGGTTTGTTGACGAAGGGGTAAAGCCAGAGCTGGTTCAGGTAGGCAATGAAATCCACAATGGGATGATTTGGCCCGATGGTAAAATAGAAGGTGATTCCGCAGAATCTTTCAGCGTTTTACTACGATGTGCAAGTGCGGCCGTCCGGGCGGTGGATCCTTCCATCAACATTATGATTCATATTGCCAAAGCCCACGATTTGAAAAATTCCATCAAGTTCTTTGATAAAATCATCGCCAGAGATGTGGTATTTGACATTATAGGCCAGTCTTACTATCCAGAATGGCATGGTGAACTTGATCCTATGGAAGCCAATATGACCGAGCTGGCAAAGAGATATAATAAACCGATGGTCATAGCTGAATACAAAGAGCACAAAAGGGAAGTAAACGAGATAGTAAAGAACCTTCCTAATGGTCTGGGCCTCGGTACATTTATCTGGGAAGCTACTTCTCCGCAGTGGGGTGATCTGTTTGACAGGAATGGGGCTACTAATGAAAACATGAAGATCTATCACGAATTCTATGATAGCTATGACAAGTAA
- a CDS encoding alpha/beta hydrolase gives MKNTISLSIRKRLPCVGILTLVLLLTLPLRVFAADPPGIPDGWSQNYTYVNGIRVHYYQALPAPDKPVIVMVHGVTDNGLCWTTLSLELQKDYNIYMLDTRGHGLSDPFTSSDDGQTLVKDVVGFVEAMNLKNPILMGHSMGAATVMRIGAKYPDLAKAIVMLDPFVSRPTGSGGRPTNPPARDTHESSKEKETEPKKISVNMFGDPETLVKQNNYSFDELVELGKKQSPKWDLMDIQYWALSKKQYHGAYTAEQQQAMSGTMRTEGALAKIAVPSLILKADASPEAKEANETAVVGLDKIKLLHLEGTGHNLHHDDLEATVREIKRFFSETVF, from the coding sequence ATGAAAAATACAATTTCTCTGAGTATAAGAAAAAGGCTGCCTTGCGTAGGAATCCTCACTTTAGTCTTGCTGTTGACTCTTCCTCTGAGAGTTTTTGCAGCTGATCCCCCGGGTATTCCCGATGGCTGGTCACAAAATTACACCTATGTGAATGGCATTCGGGTGCACTACTATCAAGCTCTTCCTGCCCCGGACAAACCTGTCATTGTGATGGTTCATGGGGTCACGGACAATGGACTTTGCTGGACTACCCTAAGTTTGGAATTGCAGAAAGATTACAACATCTACATGCTCGATACCAGAGGTCATGGTCTGTCTGATCCATTTACTTCTTCAGATGATGGACAAACTCTGGTAAAAGATGTGGTGGGCTTTGTGGAAGCCATGAACCTGAAAAATCCTATTCTGATGGGACATTCTATGGGAGCAGCCACAGTGATGCGGATAGGGGCCAAATATCCTGACCTGGCCAAAGCAATAGTCATGCTTGACCCATTTGTGTCCCGTCCTACGGGAAGTGGTGGACGCCCCACCAATCCACCTGCCCGAGACACCCACGAATCAAGCAAGGAGAAAGAAACTGAACCCAAAAAAATCTCGGTGAATATGTTTGGGGATCCTGAAACTTTGGTGAAGCAGAACAACTATTCATTCGATGAATTGGTGGAGCTGGGAAAAAAACAAAGCCCCAAATGGGATCTAATGGATATACAATACTGGGCGCTATCCAAAAAGCAATACCATGGTGCCTATACCGCTGAACAGCAGCAGGCGATGAGCGGTACGATGAGAACTGAAGGTGCATTGGCAAAAATTGCTGTGCCCTCCCTTATTCTGAAAGCAGATGCCTCTCCAGAGGCAAAGGAAGCAAATGAAACTGCAGTAGTTGGCTTGGATAAAATAAAGCTTCTTCACTTGGAAGGAACAGGTCATAACCTTCACCATGATGATTTGGAAGCTACCGTGAGGGAGATAAAGCGTTTCTTTTCTGAGACAGTCTTTTGA
- a CDS encoding alkaline phosphatase PhoX, translated as MKSEQQKENPGRRTFIKNSLMVSVGFMGLRYFTGTSAFAGNNSSLYSKYGPLLDDPQGIFNLPKGFSYKIISRSGELMDDGFLSPGRNDAMAAFSGKSGRVIVIRNHEISSDDLENGPFGIDNSKLQQLSESEIYDRGYGKNPSLGGTTTFVFNEDTQEIEYQYLSLAGTIRNCAGGPTPWGSWLTCEETFDSKLEGVNEHNHGYVFEVPVSGTSMRAEPFPLKAMGRFNHEAVAVDPDSGLVYLTEDRGDGLIYRFIPNEPSNLRAGGKLQALSIKGQKGFDTRNWEAQTIKTGKQLEVEWIDLEDTDPEVDDLRLRGFAQGAARFARGEGMWYGNDEIYFACTNGGKEKQGQVFRYIPSAEEKNGDHQKGGLLELFSEPNDKEILRACDNLTVAPWGDLVLCEDDKHPRLIGITSKGEVYHLGLNVGYESELAGACFSPSGKTLFVNIQHVGLTLAITGPWQG; from the coding sequence ATGAAATCGGAGCAACAAAAAGAAAATCCAGGTAGAAGAACCTTTATAAAAAACTCATTGATGGTAAGTGTGGGCTTTATGGGGCTAAGGTATTTTACAGGTACCTCCGCATTTGCAGGAAATAATAGTTCACTATATAGCAAATACGGCCCACTGCTCGATGACCCCCAAGGGATCTTCAACCTGCCAAAAGGCTTTTCTTATAAAATCATCTCAAGATCTGGAGAGCTTATGGATGACGGGTTTCTGTCTCCAGGCCGCAACGATGCCATGGCAGCATTTTCGGGAAAAAGCGGTAGGGTAATAGTGATTAGAAACCATGAGATTTCCTCTGACGACCTTGAAAACGGGCCGTTTGGAATCGATAATTCAAAGCTACAGCAGCTGTCTGAGTCCGAAATATACGATAGAGGTTATGGTAAAAACCCGAGTTTGGGTGGCACCACCACCTTTGTGTTCAATGAAGATACACAGGAAATAGAGTACCAGTACCTTTCCCTGGCAGGAACTATACGGAATTGTGCTGGAGGGCCCACACCTTGGGGCTCATGGCTTACCTGTGAGGAAACTTTTGATAGTAAGCTGGAAGGAGTAAATGAGCATAATCATGGGTATGTGTTTGAAGTGCCTGTCTCTGGTACCTCCATGCGGGCAGAGCCTTTTCCCTTGAAGGCCATGGGCAGATTCAACCATGAAGCTGTGGCAGTCGATCCTGATAGTGGGCTGGTGTACCTCACTGAAGATCGGGGGGACGGACTTATCTATCGTTTTATCCCTAACGAACCAAGCAATCTACGTGCAGGAGGCAAGCTTCAGGCACTTAGTATAAAAGGGCAAAAAGGTTTTGATACACGGAATTGGGAAGCACAGACTATCAAAACAGGAAAGCAGCTCGAAGTAGAATGGATCGATCTTGAGGATACTGATCCGGAGGTAGATGATCTTAGACTCAGAGGCTTTGCGCAGGGAGCAGCGAGATTTGCCAGGGGAGAAGGCATGTGGTATGGAAATGATGAAATCTATTTTGCCTGTACCAATGGGGGTAAGGAAAAGCAGGGTCAGGTATTCAGGTATATTCCTTCGGCCGAAGAAAAGAATGGGGATCACCAAAAAGGAGGACTTCTTGAATTGTTCTCGGAGCCAAATGATAAAGAGATCTTACGTGCCTGTGACAATCTTACAGTGGCTCCATGGGGGGATTTGGTACTATGCGAGGATGATAAACATCCCCGACTAATTGGTATTACTTCTAAAGGAGAAGTTTATCATCTGGGTTTGAATGTAGGCTATGAATCAGAACTCGCCGGTGCTTGCTTTTCTCCAAGCGGTAAGACGCTCTTTGTGAACATCCAACATGTAGGACTTACCTTAGCCATCACGGGCCCTTGGCAGGGATAG
- a CDS encoding glycoside hydrolase family 16 protein, producing the protein MLTKLYHTFLFLAMVSLTSSCNQEEVDQQVMLPENLEMNVELGENGVANLSYAADKANFYRVSFGANNQPPELVQGLQASYRYSLAGEYTITVQAHATESEFIKKEEKVLITEQLLGIGLPTSGFESPLEYEGYELAWNDEFEEGTLSPDWVFELGDGCPNLCGWGNNELQYYRRENTELKDGYLVITAKEESIGGKNYTSSRLKTQGKQVFQFGRIDIRAALPKGQGIWPALWMLGENIPEVNWPACGEIDIMEMIGGDASGRDDTIHGTLHWDNNGNYAYHGGSKSLSAGAKFSDNFHVYSIIWDENKITWLLDNEVFHEMDISPTAMDEFRKPFFLLINLAVGGNWPGNPDNTTVFPQQLAVDYVRVFEKE; encoded by the coding sequence ATGCTAACAAAACTGTATCACACCTTCCTCTTTCTAGCTATGGTGTCCTTAACAAGCTCCTGCAATCAAGAAGAGGTTGATCAGCAGGTGATGCTGCCTGAAAATCTGGAAATGAATGTAGAGCTTGGCGAAAACGGGGTTGCCAACCTGAGTTACGCTGCCGATAAAGCTAATTTCTACAGGGTGAGCTTTGGTGCGAACAATCAGCCACCTGAACTGGTTCAGGGTCTCCAGGCATCCTATCGCTATTCTTTAGCCGGGGAATATACCATCACAGTGCAGGCACATGCGACGGAATCAGAATTTATCAAAAAGGAGGAAAAAGTCCTCATTACCGAGCAGTTGCTTGGGATCGGCCTCCCAACATCAGGCTTTGAGTCTCCACTGGAGTATGAGGGGTATGAGCTGGCATGGAATGATGAATTTGAGGAAGGAACACTCTCCCCTGATTGGGTATTTGAGCTGGGAGATGGCTGTCCGAACTTGTGCGGCTGGGGGAACAACGAGCTGCAGTATTACCGCAGAGAAAATACGGAATTAAAAGATGGCTACCTGGTCATCACGGCCAAGGAAGAAAGTATAGGAGGAAAAAACTATACATCTTCAAGGCTAAAAACCCAAGGAAAACAGGTGTTTCAATTTGGAAGAATAGATATCAGGGCCGCATTACCAAAAGGGCAGGGCATCTGGCCTGCCCTGTGGATGCTGGGTGAGAATATCCCAGAGGTAAACTGGCCTGCCTGTGGAGAAATCGACATCATGGAAATGATCGGGGGTGATGCAAGTGGCAGGGATGACACTATTCATGGCACCTTGCACTGGGACAACAACGGAAACTACGCTTACCACGGGGGCTCAAAGAGCCTTTCAGCAGGAGCCAAATTCAGCGACAACTTCCATGTCTATTCCATTATCTGGGATGAAAATAAAATCACCTGGCTTTTGGACAATGAAGTCTTTCATGAAATGGACATCTCTCCCACTGCGATGGACGAATTCAGAAAACCTTTTTTCCTTTTAATCAATCTGGCTGTTGGGGGCAACTGGCCAGGTAACCCTGACAATACCACCGTCTTTCCTCAACAGTTAGCAGTGGATTATGTGAGGGTTTTTGAGAAGGAATAA